DNA from Thermogemmatispora onikobensis:
GGCCAGCCTCTGCGGTTGGGCAAGCATCCTGTTAATGGTCCTGGCGATGGCTTCAGGAGTGAGATCGCTGACCACCTCACCCAGGCCGTAGGTCTGCACGAGCTCCACGACCGCTGGCAGGGCTGAGGTCAACACGGGGACGCCGGCCATGATGTACTCAAACAGCTTATTGGGCAGGAACATCTGCACGTTCAGCGAATAGTCGGGCGAGGCGACCAGCAGACCCAGATCTGCCGAGGCCGTCCAACTCAGCAGCTCGGCATAAGGGACGGCGGGCAAGAGCCTCACGCGGTTGCCGACCTGTTCTGTCTCAATCAGCTGCTCCAGCTCCTCGGCAGCGTTGCCCAGTCCTTTCCCCAAGAGCACGATGACAATCTCGGGATCGAGGTAGCGGGCGGCCTTGACGAGGAGATCCAGCGAGCGATTGGCCTGGAGGCGTCCTTGATAGAGAGCCAGGCGTATCTGAGGTGCCAGGCCAAGAGCCTCATGCAGCCGCTTACTGGGTGTTACCTGCTGATAGGGAGGAATATTGCGCACCAGGGCCAGGCGTTTGATCCGATAGCGGCGCTGAAGCTCCTGGACGATCGGAGGAGAGACGGTGATCACGCCATCGCTGGCGGGAATCATACCTTTCATAAGCAGGGTCAGCAGATGGTGAAGCAACCGTCGCCCCCGGCTCATGGAGGAAAGGGGATGCTCCTCCAGAGGCATCTCGTGAGCCTCAAAGATCAGTTGTTTCCGGCGCAGGCGCGAGGCCAGGTAGCAAGCTGGCAAAGCGGCAACATCGTGAGCATGATAGACATCGGCGTCTGTGCTCAGCACCTGCCATGTACCGCGTACGAAGAGTGAGGCAGCCCTCAGCAAGGCGCGGTGCTTGAAACGAGACGAGAAGAACTCGGGGGCCAGCCGTACGTGCTGCAGAGTGATGCCCTGGAGTTCCTCACGCGCAGGTTGCTCTTGCGACTCCAGATCGACCACGCTGACATGGCACCCGGCGGCGCTCAGAGCGGTTGCGGCCCGCATTACTCGTACATCGCTCTTGCCCTGGCCCAGCACATGCATACAGACCCGCAGAGGGGATAGGCTCCCTGGGGGCTTGCCCCGTGAGGTCTCGGCAGCCCGATTGGTGTGCTGATTGACTACCAACTCTCTCAAAGTGATCCCTCCCGCTGTGGCGCTAGGGCGCTGGCCGATCTTGCTGGCAGCAGTGCCTGATAGAGTTCGAATAGATGAAATTGCTCGCGGTTCCAGTTGAACTCGCGGCGAGCGATCTCGAGGGCGTGCTCTCTCATGCGCTCCAGTGCCTTCTGATCGTGGATGACCCGATTGATGGTAGTGGCGACGGTAGCCGGATCACGTGATGGCTCGACGACTCCCAACTCGTGGGCCTGAATCAGCTCGGCAATCACATCGAGCTGAGAGCTGAGTACGGGAAGCCCTGCCATCAAGTACTCGAAGAACTTATTGGGCAGGCAGTAGCGAATACTCAGTGAGTAATCAGGCGGAAGCAAGGTCAGGCCGAGATCGGCTGAGGCAGTCCAGGCCAGGAGTTCCTCGTAGGGAACGGGAGGCAGCAGTTTCACACGTTGCTCCACCCCAAGCTCGGCGATCAGTTTCTGCAGTTTCTGATGTGTCGGCTCGCGAGCTGCCCCGAGCATGACAATCACGACGTCTGGCTCTAAAAATGGAGCAGCTCGCACAAGCAGATCAAGGCCACGGTTTTCCTGAAGATTCCCCTGATAGAGGGCAATACGGGTAGCATTGGATAAGCCTAATTTTTCACGGAGAAGATTGGTGCGCGCAACCTGGTGGTAGGGTGGCACATTGCGCAGGAGTGTGACACGCTGTCCGCCATACTCGCGCTCGATGAGGGAGACAATGGGGGGAGAGACAGCGATCACCCCCTGGCTGCGCCTCACAAGGTAGCTCAGCACCCGCCGTGCAATGGCGAGGAGGCGCGGCCAACGCTGGACCGCTCGATCTGCCAGCGGCAACTCTGGTGAATCAAAGATCAAGGGCTTACGTCGCAGTCTGGCTGCCACATAGGCGGCGGGTAGTGCATGCTCCACAAATGAATGGTAGATGTCGGCCTCTTCTCGAAGGAGATGGAGAGTGCTCAGTACATTGATGCGGAGTAGTTTGACCAGAAACCAGGGCTTAAAACGCGCTGGGATAAACCAGGCGGGCATGACGATATGCTTCAGCCTGATCCCCTGGTGAATCTCCTCATGGGGGGAGGAGCGCGACCCGACAACATCCACAATTGTAACCTGCAGACCTGCCTCCTTCAGAGCAGTGGCAGTGCGCCACAGACGCGCATCGCCGCGGGCCGGAGCAAACCTGAGCATGACGACGCGCTGCCCCTGAAAAAGTGGCGAGAGGCCAGCAGCCACATCTTGAGCTTCAGATAACATAGTCATAGACTTCTTTTTACACTCCTTCCGGGAAAGGAATGGCGCAGACGGGAGAGCTGCCGCAGTGGCAGGCGTGCCAATAGCAGCAGAATGACAACATAGGCCAACCAGATCAGTCCATAAAGGACGGCGCTACTCAACGGATCAAGGCCTTGGGCCAGGAAGGCTGCGATGAAGTAGAGAGCGATCCCAATGGCCAGTGCGCTGAGAAAGAAACCGATCTCGAAGGGCACAGGGTACATCTGGTTATTCACCAGGTAGGCCAGGAGCGAGAGGAACGCATAGGCCACCAGTGTCGAGAAGGCTGCTCCTAGTGCACCAGTGAGTGGAATAAGCAACACATTCAACACCACGTTAAAAATGGCTGCCTCTGCCGTAAGAACCACTGCGTACCATGTTTTTCTCTTTATCGATATTCCTACATTGAAAACATTGTAGATGCCGTAGAAGACCATAGACATGGCCACCAATGAGATCACGGGCGAGGCTCCATGATAGCTATCTGGGAAGAGGACTTCCAGCAAAAATTTCCCGGCCAGCGAGAGGCCAAAGGCGGCTACCAGGAGGACGACGCTGAACCAGCGGAAGATCAACCTGAAGATCTGGGGGGCATCGCGGCGACGCGCCACGGAGAACATCGTCGTCGGCCAGGCCAGATTGAAAGGGGAGATGACCAGTACGCCCAAGACGTTGCCCAGCGTATAGGCGATCGAGTAGCTGGCAGTTTCCGCCAGTGAGCCAAAGCGACTCAGCAGATAGCGGTCCGAGAGCTGCAGCACCCAGACAGACACGAAGCTTGCCACCAGGGGCACGCCAAAGGACAACATATTGCGCGCCATTTCGCGGTCAAAAGTCAAGCCCGCTTCCCAGAGGATCACCGGCAGCATACTGAAAACTACGATGGCATATCCGCTGGCCGTGCCCAGCAAGGCCCCGGTCATGCCCAGATGCAATGGTCCTATGTAGAGTAAGGTTGCGACAAGGCCCACGAGTAGATTGGCGATTGAAAGGGTCGCATAGAGCGTAGGGCGGTTCTCGGCTCGCAGCCAGGCCAGGCCCGGCACGCTCAAATTCTGCAGCAATACTACCAGGGCGGCTGCCTGTACTGGCGCTGTCAGGAGGGGTGACTGGAAGAGGAGCAGGGCGATGAAGGCCGCGCCTAGCGACATGGCTAGCGTTACCGCGATCGAGATCGCCAGGAGCAGCCCTACTACGGTCGAAAGCACGCGCAGTCGCTCGCGGCGTGATTCGTAGTCGTAGCCATAGGCGCGGAAGAAGGCATTCCCTAAGCCGAGCTGTGTGATGCCGGCGATCAGCGAAATGGCCGCGAGCAGCACGGAGAGGGCGCCATACTCGTCGCGCGAGAGAGTGTGTGTCAGGAGTGGGGCCAGCACAAGCGAGGTCAGAGGGCCTGCCAGAGAAGAGAGGGCATAGATCCCACTGCTCTTCACCAGGGTACGCAGCTGACCCACGTAGCCATTGCTCTTCTCTTGGGCTGGTGCTGGAGTAGTGGGTCCCGACGTCGTCGGCGAGGCTGGCGCAGCTGGTGGGGCTGCCATCGCTGGCTGTGCCGGCTGGACTGGTCGTGCTATCTGCACCGCTGGTGTTGGCTGATAGCCCGGCGCGTACTGTGGATACTGCGGCCCCGGGTAGGCTGGATAGGGCTGTTGTGTTGTTGGCTTCAATCCTCAACTTCCCCCTCTAGGCCGTTACGGGCCACCGTTTCTGTAAGGAGCTGCTCCAACGCTGCCCAGCCAGAAGCCCGGAGCAGAGCCCTGCGGAAAGTCTCCGGACTATGCTGAGTGGCGATATAGGCTCTGGCTGCCCGCCCCATCTGGCGGCAGAGAGCAGGATTGTCAAGCAGGCGCACGAGGGCGTTCGCTGTCTCCTCGGTATCTGCCGGTCTCACGGCAATGCCGCGTCCCTCTGCGAGCAGCAAGGCATTTGAGGGAGGGCGAGTTGAAGCAATCACAGCACAGCCAGCGGCCATTGCCTCCAACACGGCCATTGAGAAGCAGGCTCCGCGGGTACTAGTGTAGAGAAAAATATCGCTGATCGACAGGAGACGGGCAATCTCTGGTGCAGACAGCTCGCCCCAGAGAGCGCAATGGTCATGGAGCTGGAGCCGATCGATCGTTCGCTCAAGCTCCTGGCGCAGAGGTCCATCTCCGGCGATAATCAGGCGCACTCTGGCGCGGGCTGTTGGCTTTAACCGCTCCAGGGCGCGAGCCAGACTTGCCAGCGCGAGATCGAGGCCTTTCTCTGGTGTGAGGCGGCAGGCGATCGCCACCACCATATCGTCCGGTCTGAATCCATATTCCTGGCGGCGGCCTGCGCGTTCCTCCTCTGAGGGCACTGGGTAGCGTTCGATATTGACCATGCTGGCGAAGCGTACCACGCGGCTGGCGGGG
Protein-coding regions in this window:
- a CDS encoding glycosyltransferase, whose protein sequence is MRELVVNQHTNRAAETSRGKPPGSLSPLRVCMHVLGQGKSDVRVMRAATALSAAGCHVSVVDLESQEQPAREELQGITLQHVRLAPEFFSSRFKHRALLRAASLFVRGTWQVLSTDADVYHAHDVAALPACYLASRLRRKQLIFEAHEMPLEEHPLSSMSRGRRLLHHLLTLLMKGMIPASDGVITVSPPIVQELQRRYRIKRLALVRNIPPYQQVTPSKRLHEALGLAPQIRLALYQGRLQANRSLDLLVKAARYLDPEIVIVLLGKGLGNAAEELEQLIETEQVGNRVRLLPAVPYAELLSWTASADLGLLVASPDYSLNVQMFLPNKLFEYIMAGVPVLTSALPAVVELVQTYGLGEVVSDLTPEAIARTINRMLAQPQRLATMRQNALQAASADLHWEKEQENLLYLYQQISKR
- a CDS encoding glycosyltransferase, giving the protein MLSEAQDVAAGLSPLFQGQRVVMLRFAPARGDARLWRTATALKEAGLQVTIVDVVGSRSSPHEEIHQGIRLKHIVMPAWFIPARFKPWFLVKLLRINVLSTLHLLREEADIYHSFVEHALPAAYVAARLRRKPLIFDSPELPLADRAVQRWPRLLAIARRVLSYLVRRSQGVIAVSPPIVSLIEREYGGQRVTLLRNVPPYHQVARTNLLREKLGLSNATRIALYQGNLQENRGLDLLVRAAPFLEPDVVIVMLGAAREPTHQKLQKLIAELGVEQRVKLLPPVPYEELLAWTASADLGLTLLPPDYSLSIRYCLPNKFFEYLMAGLPVLSSQLDVIAELIQAHELGVVEPSRDPATVATTINRVIHDQKALERMREHALEIARREFNWNREQFHLFELYQALLPARSASALAPQREGSL
- a CDS encoding lipopolysaccharide biosynthesis protein; the protein is MKPTTQQPYPAYPGPQYPQYAPGYQPTPAVQIARPVQPAQPAMAAPPAAPASPTTSGPTTPAPAQEKSNGYVGQLRTLVKSSGIYALSSLAGPLTSLVLAPLLTHTLSRDEYGALSVLLAAISLIAGITQLGLGNAFFRAYGYDYESRRERLRVLSTVVGLLLAISIAVTLAMSLGAAFIALLLFQSPLLTAPVQAAALVVLLQNLSVPGLAWLRAENRPTLYATLSIANLLVGLVATLLYIGPLHLGMTGALLGTASGYAIVVFSMLPVILWEAGLTFDREMARNMLSFGVPLVASFVSVWVLQLSDRYLLSRFGSLAETASYSIAYTLGNVLGVLVISPFNLAWPTTMFSVARRRDAPQIFRLIFRWFSVVLLVAAFGLSLAGKFLLEVLFPDSYHGASPVISLVAMSMVFYGIYNVFNVGISIKRKTWYAVVLTAEAAIFNVVLNVLLIPLTGALGAAFSTLVAYAFLSLLAYLVNNQMYPVPFEIGFFLSALAIGIALYFIAAFLAQGLDPLSSAVLYGLIWLAYVVILLLLARLPLRQLSRLRHSFPGRSVKRSL